Proteins encoded within one genomic window of Dyadobacter chenhuakuii:
- a CDS encoding DoxX family protein — MLKKFLKPIKLPASADWGVLILRVGISLLMLTHGYAKLQNLLKGDHSFADPIGIGEELSLYLTIGAEFVCSILVILGLFTRAALIPLIITMTVVFFIVHGPDPLADKEHALTFLIVYVTLFLTGPGKMSVDNGLYK, encoded by the coding sequence ATGCTGAAAAAATTTTTGAAACCAATCAAGCTTCCGGCGTCCGCCGACTGGGGCGTGCTGATTTTACGGGTCGGAATTTCGTTACTCATGCTCACGCATGGCTATGCAAAGCTGCAAAACCTGTTAAAAGGTGACCATTCATTTGCTGATCCGATCGGGATTGGAGAGGAGTTATCACTTTATCTGACGATTGGCGCAGAGTTTGTTTGCTCCATTTTGGTGATTCTTGGTTTGTTCACCAGGGCGGCACTCATTCCGTTGATCATCACCATGACCGTGGTTTTCTTTATTGTACACGGCCCTGATCCGCTGGCCGACAAGGAACACGCTTTGACGTTCCTGATTGTATATGTCACATTGTTTCTGACCGGCCCGGGCAAAATGTCCGTGGATAACGGTCTTTATAAATAA
- a CDS encoding aldo/keto reductase codes for MQNRRFGRSGWQISEIGYGMWGLAGWTGSDRKETDDSLNLAVESGVNFFDTAWGYGEGLSERILGDLIRRYPDRKLYAATKIPPKNRQWPSKADSSLQEVFPAHYIIEYTEKSLKNLGTERIDLLQFHVWEDSWSQEDEWKEAIQKLTQEGKVERWGISVNRWEPDNVLKTLETGLIDAVQVIYNIFDQAPEDNLFPLCKKLDIGVIARVPFDEGTLTGTFTKETTFPADDWRSTYFVPENLNSSVDHAEALKADIPEGMTMPELALRFILNNPDVHTTIPGMRKLPHVRSNVSASDGKLLDPKLAEKLKVHRWDRSPTQWSQ; via the coding sequence ATGCAAAACCGTCGTTTTGGGCGTAGTGGCTGGCAGATCAGCGAAATAGGTTACGGAATGTGGGGACTTGCAGGCTGGACGGGCTCCGACCGTAAGGAAACAGATGACTCTCTTAATCTGGCAGTTGAATCAGGCGTTAACTTCTTTGACACGGCCTGGGGTTATGGTGAAGGCCTCAGCGAGCGCATTCTCGGCGACCTGATCCGCCGTTACCCGGACCGCAAATTATATGCGGCCACCAAAATTCCACCTAAAAACCGCCAGTGGCCATCCAAAGCGGACTCTTCGTTACAGGAAGTTTTCCCTGCCCATTACATTATCGAATACACAGAGAAAAGCCTTAAAAACCTGGGCACGGAGCGCATTGACCTGCTTCAATTCCATGTTTGGGAAGACAGCTGGTCGCAGGAAGACGAGTGGAAAGAAGCGATTCAAAAATTGACGCAGGAAGGAAAAGTGGAACGTTGGGGCATCAGCGTTAACCGCTGGGAGCCGGATAATGTCTTAAAAACCCTTGAAACGGGATTAATAGACGCTGTTCAGGTGATATACAATATTTTTGACCAGGCGCCGGAGGACAACCTCTTTCCGCTTTGCAAAAAGCTCGATATCGGCGTCATTGCACGTGTTCCGTTTGATGAAGGAACATTAACAGGCACATTTACGAAAGAAACAACTTTCCCGGCCGACGACTGGCGGTCGACTTACTTTGTGCCGGAAAACCTGAATTCCAGTGTAGACCACGCTGAGGCGCTGAAAGCTGACATTCCGGAGGGAATGACAATGCCGGAGCTTGCATTGCGGTTCATATTGAACAATCCGGATGTGCATACCACCATCCCGGGCATGCGCAAACTGCCGCACGTAAGATCCAATGTTTCAGCCAGTGATGGTAAACTGCTGGATCCGAAGCTCGCAGAGAAACTGAAAGTACACCGCTGGGACCGCTCTCCAACCCAATGGTCGCAATAG
- a CDS encoding M23 family metallopeptidase: protein MTIKRIAGMVLILSICGWVNEDKPSEKLNEYCATFNQLQLDIRDNVISPDSGRLAFRTIMQQIRSEFKRDTCRVIDSSYFAYPIKGYTPRESIGGRGRGYRGEGFDLFDNNVRGSHPAHDLFVKDKDQDNLDDRTWQPVDVMAFTSGIVLATETGWKYNSEFRGGNWIWIYDPCLDGLFYYAHNNMIEVQPGQWVNAGDKIAEMGRSGYNAYQKRSPTHLHLMYLQLDEYAMPLPVNTYEWLLMSTVKDGYVTE from the coding sequence ATGACGATAAAAAGAATCGCCGGAATGGTCCTGATCCTCAGCATTTGCGGCTGGGTCAATGAGGATAAACCTTCGGAAAAATTAAATGAATATTGCGCCACATTCAACCAGCTCCAGCTGGATATCCGTGACAATGTAATTTCCCCCGACTCCGGGCGGCTTGCTTTCCGCACGATCATGCAGCAGATCAGAAGTGAGTTCAAAAGGGACACCTGCCGCGTCATTGACTCGTCTTATTTTGCTTATCCGATTAAAGGCTATACGCCCCGCGAATCCATAGGAGGCCGCGGAAGAGGTTACCGCGGTGAAGGTTTCGACCTTTTCGACAACAATGTGCGCGGAAGCCATCCTGCACACGACCTTTTTGTAAAGGATAAGGATCAGGACAATCTGGATGACAGAACCTGGCAGCCCGTTGACGTGATGGCATTTACTTCCGGGATCGTTCTGGCAACGGAAACAGGCTGGAAATACAACAGTGAATTCCGGGGCGGTAACTGGATCTGGATTTACGATCCCTGCCTGGACGGCCTTTTCTACTACGCGCACAACAATATGATCGAAGTCCAGCCCGGACAATGGGTGAATGCCGGTGATAAAATTGCCGAAATGGGCCGCTCCGGCTATAATGCTTATCAAAAACGTTCGCCAACGCACCTGCACCTGATGTATCTGCAACTGGACGAATACGCCATGCCGCTTCCTGTGAACACTTATGAATGGTTGCTGATGTCAACCGTAAAGGATGGTTACGTTACGGAATGA
- a CDS encoding aminotransferase class V-fold PLP-dependent enzyme has protein sequence MNNRRSFFRKSAAIGLGAFGLNSLYNELHAESFSEAEKLWNDNSADNEDYWSVIQDAYTASKSDIIILNNGGVSPSPIAVQEALEKYNKAAAQGPSYYMWRIMDKGREPLRQHLAKLAGCDAEEIAINRNATEALNTIIFGLPLEKGDEIIGTIQDYPNMIQAWKQREMRDGLVYKQLSFDFPIENDEQIVKAFADAVTPRTRIIHVTHIINWVGQIMPVKKICDMAHSKGIEVVVDGAHTFGLLDYKIPDLDCDYFGTSLHKFLSAPVGSGMMWVKKDKIEKIWPLLCNSQPKSKDIRKFETLGTRSFCIEQAIGEAINFQEGIGSKRKQERVHYLKKFWAEKALQIPGVKIHTSLKPEYSCAIAGVSIDGMKPEELDSKLMKDYQIHTVGINWENIHCVRVTPHVYTKISDLDKLVGALEKIAKKA, from the coding sequence ATGAACAATCGCCGGTCCTTTTTCCGAAAGAGCGCGGCCATCGGCCTTGGTGCCTTCGGCCTGAACAGTCTTTATAACGAATTGCACGCAGAAAGTTTTAGTGAAGCCGAGAAGCTTTGGAACGATAACAGTGCAGACAATGAAGATTACTGGTCGGTAATCCAGGATGCTTACACGGCGAGTAAAAGCGACATTATTATCCTCAACAACGGCGGCGTCTCGCCTTCGCCCATTGCCGTGCAGGAAGCTTTGGAAAAATACAACAAAGCTGCTGCGCAAGGTCCTTCTTACTACATGTGGCGGATTATGGATAAAGGCCGCGAGCCGCTTCGGCAGCATCTGGCCAAACTGGCCGGTTGCGATGCAGAGGAAATTGCCATTAACCGGAATGCTACGGAAGCACTTAACACCATTATTTTTGGCCTACCACTCGAAAAAGGCGACGAGATCATTGGCACTATTCAGGATTATCCCAACATGATCCAGGCCTGGAAACAAAGGGAAATGCGCGATGGACTGGTTTACAAACAATTATCATTTGATTTCCCTATTGAAAATGACGAGCAGATTGTGAAAGCTTTTGCCGACGCTGTTACACCCAGGACCAGGATCATTCACGTAACCCACATTATCAACTGGGTAGGGCAGATTATGCCGGTGAAAAAGATTTGTGATATGGCGCATAGCAAAGGCATCGAGGTGGTTGTGGACGGCGCGCATACATTTGGTTTGCTGGATTATAAAATCCCTGATCTGGATTGCGATTATTTCGGAACGAGCTTGCACAAGTTTTTGAGCGCTCCGGTGGGAAGCGGTATGATGTGGGTAAAGAAGGATAAAATAGAAAAAATATGGCCATTGTTATGCAACAGCCAGCCTAAGAGCAAAGACATCCGCAAATTTGAAACATTGGGGACACGCAGTTTTTGCATAGAGCAAGCCATTGGTGAAGCCATCAATTTCCAGGAAGGCATCGGTTCCAAAAGAAAGCAGGAAAGGGTGCATTATTTGAAAAAATTCTGGGCTGAAAAAGCACTGCAGATTCCCGGTGTGAAAATCCATACATCACTAAAACCTGAATATTCCTGCGCCATTGCCGGTGTGAGCATTGATGGAATGAAACCAGAAGAGCTGGACAGCAAGCTCATGAAAGATTACCAGATCCACACTGTCGGAATCAACTGGGAAAACATTCATTGTGTGCGGGTTACGCCTCATGTTTATACCAAAATCAGTGACCTGGACAAGCTTGTGGGAGCTTTGGAAAAGATCGCTAAAAAAGCCTGA